A window of Benincasa hispida cultivar B227 chromosome 9, ASM972705v1, whole genome shotgun sequence genomic DNA:
ATATCACATTCTACTAAGCGACGTGATGGCTACCCGGAAGACGATGAAGAAAATCTTGAGGAGAATGCTGCGAGAATGTTATCATCAAGATTTGATCCAAATTGCACTGGGTTTTCATCAAACACAAAGGGTTCTTTGCCGCCAACAAATGGGTTATCCTTCTTGTTGTCTTCTGGCCATGATGTTGTTAGTCGTGGTCTTAAGCCTGGTTTGGAATCTGCATCAGTTGATGCTGCCGGAAGAGTATTGAGGCCTAGGAagcaaaggaaagaaaagaaaagttcaCGGAAAAGACGCCacttttatgaaattttatttgggGATTTGGATGCAGCTTGGGTATTGAACAGGAGGATCAAAGTCTTTTGGCCTTTGGACCAAATCTGGTACTATGGGCTCGTGAATGACTATGATAAAGAGAGGAAGCTTCATCATGTCAAATACGATGACCGTGATGAAGAATGGATTGATCTTCAAAATGAAAGGTTCAAACTGTTGCTGCTTCCTAGTGAAGTTCCTGGTAGGGAAGAACGTAGGAAGTCAGCAGCGGGAAATAATCCTGCTAATGAGAAAGGGATATCAAGATCCaggaaaggaaaagaaactGATGCTGCGATTTTGGAAGATGATTGCAATACTGGTAGCTATATGGATTCCGAGCCAATCATCTCTTGGTTGGCTCGATCTACTCAACGTAATAAATCATCTCCCTCTCATAGTTCAAAAAGGCAGAAAACTTCCAGCTTATCTTCAAAATCGGGGTCGCAGGCAAATGAAAAGCCAGCAAatttacttgttaaatcttCAGAATTGCCAGAAAGATTAGGAGATGTGGACGGGTTAGTGAAGTCTGCTTCAGAAACTACCACTTGTTCTATGACACGTAAACGTCCTATTGtatattttagaaaaaggtTCCGCAACATAGGCACTGAAATGACCCATAAGCGTGAGACAGATTTTGCCTCTAGAAGAATACATGCTTCTCTTGCTTCATCTTTTTCTAATGTTGGTAAAATTGATGATGTGGAAGAACCAGATGTTTCTCCCAGAAGGTCAGAAGCACATAGGTTGCTATGGTGTGTTGATGATTCTGGGTTATTACAGTTGGCTATTCCTTTGATGGAAGTGGGGCAGTTCAGGTTTGAGCTAAGCATTCCAGAATATTCATTCTTGAATGTCATTTCTAGTGCAGAGACATTTTGGTTATTCCATTTGGCAATGCTCATCCAACATGGTACATTGACCTTAATATGGCCAAAGGTTCAATTAGAGATGTTATTTGTAGATAATGTGGTTGGGTTGAGATTTCTCCTGTTCGAAGGTTGCTTGATGCAGGCAGTGACTTTCATTTTTCTGGTCCTGAAAATGTTTCAGTCACCCGGTAAACAGGGAAGGTATGCTGATTTTCAATTTCCTGTCACCTCTATCAGGTTCAAATTCTCGTGCCTTCAGGATATTGGAAAGCAGCTTGTGTTTGCTTTCTATAACTTCTCAGAAATAAAAAACTCCAAGTGGGTTCACCTAGACTGCCAGCTGAAGAAGTATTGCTTACTCGCTAAGCAGCTTCCATTGACTGAATGCACCTACGATAATATCAAAAGGTTTCAAAATAGCAAAAGTCAGTTCCATACACCTCCATATTGTGGCCGGTCTTCCTCTGTAAAGGTAGTTGTTTAATctatattctttctttctttcttcttcttttgttttggtTATGCTATTGACTATATTGTTGTTCAAGCATCTTACAAGAATTTCTAATGTAATTTTGCTCTCTCTATTCTTGTTTTGGATGATTTTTCAATCGTTTCAACTTGTAGTAACTCCTCCAATGCTTGTTCTATAATCAGGGCACACGGAAGATTAGTAGTCTTGGTATCAACCTCAAAGGAGCTCCATGCGTGAACAATGGTCACTCCAACTTGTGTTCcaatgaaatgaaaagaaactttCCTGCTTTTGCTCTTTCTTTTACTGCTGCACCTACCTTTTTCCTGAGTTTGCATCTCAAGCTGCTTATGGAACAGTGTGTGGCTCATTTAAGTTTGCAACATCAAGATTCAGTAGAGCATCCAGAAAATTATGGTAGATTGACTGTGGACGAGATGTCTATGGATGACTGTGCTAATAGTCTTAGTACCTCATCAAAGGCATCTGATAGATGGAATTCCTGTGCTCAGTCAGATTTAGGGACTGGTCTCTCCGATTGTGAGGATGGAGATGGGGTACAGTCCTCTCAGTATAAAAGAAGTAGTCTTGTTGCTGCAACTTGTGCAGGGTCTCAGGATTCAGACAAGGCTAGAAATGATGTCAAGAAGCGGATGCGACCATTGGGAAAGAACAAATCAGAGAAAGCAATGCCTTTACCTAATGTGGCAAGATCTGAAAATGATTCATTTTTGAATGACCTTAGTGTTGAGATTCCATCATTTCAGCCTGTGGATGGGGAGTTGCATGGCGCTCAGCAGTCCATTGATATAGGATGGAATGTGAATGTTGGCATCATTCCCAGCCCTAACCCAACAGCACCAAGGAGCACTTGGCATCGAAATAAGAATAACTCAACATCATTTGGATTGGCCTCACATGGATGGTCAGATGGAAAGGGTTTTCTTATCAACGGTTTGGGAAATAGGACCAAGAAACCCCGAACGCAGGTGTCTTACTCGTTGCCTTTTGGAGGTTTTGATTATAGCTCAAAGAACAGAAACTCTCTCCCTAAAGCAATTCCTTACAAGCGAATTAGAAGGGCAAGTGAGAAGAGGTCGGATGTGGGTAGAGGATCACAAAGGAACTTAGAACTATTATCATGTGATGCAAATGTGTTAATTACACTTGGTGATAGAGGTTGGAGGGAATGTGGGGCAAGGGTGATATTGGAGGTATTTGATCATAATGAGTGGAAGCTTGCTGTGAAACTCTCAGGAATTACCAAATACTcttacaaggctcatcaatttTTGCAACCTGGATCTACAAATCGATACACACATGCTATGATGTGGAAAGGAGAAAAGGATTGGATCTTGGAGTTTCCAGATAGGAGTCAGTGGGCAATCTTCAAGGAGTTGCATGAGGAGTGTTACAATCGAAACATTAGAGCAGCTTCTGTTAAGAATATTCCAATTCCTGGTGTTTGCTTGTTAGAAGAAAACGATGAACATGTAGCAGAAATTGCATTTGTGCGGAATCCTTCTAAGTACTTCCGGCAGGTAGAAACAGATGTGGAAATGGCTTTGAATCCAACCCGCGTCTTGTATGATATGGATAGTGATGATGAGCAGTGGATCAAGGATATTCAAACTTCTTCAGAAGTTGGCAGTAGTAGTGGCTTGGGAGAGGTTCCAAGTGAGGTGTTTGAGAAGACGGTGGATGCATTTGAGAAGGCTGCATACTCTCAGCAACGTGATGAGTTCACAGATGATGAGATAGCAGAGGTGATGAATGAACCTATGGTTTCAGGTTTGACAAAGGCCATCTTTGAGTATTGGCAGCAGAAAAGGAGACGGAAGGGAATGCCTTTAATTCGACATCTTCAGGTAGCTGTTTGGTCTTTAAACTCCTGAACATTATGAGTTTGCCTTCCTTCCTCCTGCCACTGCTTTgatagaaataataattataattataataaaaagaaatcgATAACAATTACCGACTCCTAGTGAGATTGAAATATGAGAAAAAGGCAGACTGATATTCCCgcatttatttcatataaatcATTCCCTAGCCTTTGTTGACCTCCTGTTTGTTATATCAAcgttattttcttattttgtgcACTAGATtacttgtttatatatatattttaaaattgacaaTACAAAAATGCATCTTGTGCTTTTTCCAGCCTCCTCTTTGGGAAACCTACCAACAGCAATTAAAAGATTGGGAGTCTACGGTTAACAAAAACAGCACCAATATCTGCAATGGATATCATGAGAAGGCTGCATCAGTTGAGAAACCACCCATGTTTGCGTTCTGTTTGAAACCCCGAGGCCTGGAAGTCTTCAATAAAGGCTCTAAGCAAAGGTCGCACAGGAAGTTTTCGGTGGCTGCTCATAGCAATTCCATGGCTTATGATCAGGATGGATTGCATGGTTTTGGTAAATTCTATTGTCCATTTTTACCCGATTCATctgattatttttgtttatctCGAACGATTTTACGTTGAACTTCTTTTGTAGTTATCGATTCTCTTGACTTGGCTTTACAATTTGAGTTGGTTTGTTGTATCAGGTAGAAGATTGAATGGGTTTGCCCTTGGGGATGATAAGATGGCCTATATAGGCCATAACTATGAGTTTTCGGAAGATTCTCCTTTGATTCACACGTCATCCAGCTTATTTTCTCCACGAC
This region includes:
- the LOC120086788 gene encoding uncharacterized protein LOC120086788 — its product is MKIGGFWIGSFRLGKSMENSLENSHGTDIPKKSRSLDLKSLYESKVSKEVQNKRLKRKARAEDGDGQRNEKRNRKKVSLSNFSSIYSRSRKSLDEVYDAGLDSNGHDSKKALKSESREKLNSSSEFNKVPLILNENVMQIPKRKRGGFVRRKKSLDGQILKPSEQLDGKAGTVDPIAKSSVKDSSDQVECCKTNRKPAFKDLREKEQKELSSTQHLKKLDGQADQLTRENELNPTLLLKEEGERIDHSVVKPVSQSSTKSQRNARKRKISASGSKSNSKEGEASISHSTKRRDGYPEDDEENLEENAARMLSSRFDPNCTGFSSNTKGSLPPTNGLSFLLSSGHDVVSRGLKPGLESASVDAAGRVLRPRKQRKEKKSSRKRRHFYEILFGDLDAAWVLNRRIKVFWPLDQIWYYGLVNDYDKERKLHHVKYDDRDEEWIDLQNERFKLLLLPSEVPGREERRKSAAGNNPANEKGISRSRKGKETDAAILEDDCNTGSYMDSEPIISWLARSTQRNKSSPSHSSKRQKTSSLSSKSGSQANEKPANLLVKSSELPERLGDVDGLVKSASETTTCSMTRKRPIVYFRKRFRNIGTEMTHKRETDFASRRIHASLASSFSNVGKIDDVEEPDVSPRRSEAHRLLWCVDDSGLLQLAIPLMEVGQFRFELSIPEYSFLNVISSAETFWLFHLAMLIQHGTLTLIWPKVQLEMLFVDNVVGLRFLLFEGCLMQAVTFIFLVLKMFQSPGKQGRYADFQFPVTSIRFKFSCLQDIGKQLVFAFYNFSEIKNSKWVHLDCQLKKYCLLAKQLPLTECTYDNIKRFQNSKSQFHTPPYCGRSSSVKGTRKISSLGINLKGAPCVNNGHSNLCSNEMKRNFPAFALSFTAAPTFFLSLHLKLLMEQCVAHLSLQHQDSVEHPENYGRLTVDEMSMDDCANSLSTSSKASDRWNSCAQSDLGTGLSDCEDGDGVQSSQYKRSSLVAATCAGSQDSDKARNDVKKRMRPLGKNKSEKAMPLPNVARSENDSFLNDLSVEIPSFQPVDGELHGAQQSIDIGWNVNVGIIPSPNPTAPRSTWHRNKNNSTSFGLASHGWSDGKGFLINGLGNRTKKPRTQVSYSLPFGGFDYSSKNRNSLPKAIPYKRIRRASEKRSDVGRGSQRNLELLSCDANVLITLGDRGWRECGARVILEVFDHNEWKLAVKLSGITKYSYKAHQFLQPGSTNRYTHAMMWKGEKDWILEFPDRSQWAIFKELHEECYNRNIRAASVKNIPIPGVCLLEENDEHVAEIAFVRNPSKYFRQVETDVEMALNPTRVLYDMDSDDEQWIKDIQTSSEVGSSSGLGEVPSEVFEKTVDAFEKAAYSQQRDEFTDDEIAEVMNEPMVSGLTKAIFEYWQQKRRRKGMPLIRHLQPPLWETYQQQLKDWESTVNKNSTNICNGYHEKAASVEKPPMFAFCLKPRGLEVFNKGSKQRSHRKFSVAAHSNSMAYDQDGLHGFGRRLNGFALGDDKMAYIGHNYEFSEDSPLIHTSSSLFSPRLEGGILSNDGLERNFLPKLHKSKSRKYGAWSSPYDSGMASSFNQRMIGKRDGLNRWNNGYSEWSSLRRYPFDGSQRQILEQLEGSDLDEFRLRDASGAAQHARNMAKLKREKARRLLYRADLAIHKAVVAIMTAEAMKAASEDDSNGDG